A stretch of DNA from Candidatus Neomarinimicrobiota bacterium:
TTTTCATCCGTTTTAAGCTGTTTAACTTCTACATGTTCCAGCCGTCGAAAAATTTCAGCATGAGTACTCATGAATTTTCGCATGCTGACAAAAGCTTGCATAATTTGTACACTAACTCTAACAGCCGTTTCACTTCGCAATATCGCTGAAAGCATGGCTACGCCTTGTTCGGTGAAAGTATTCGGTAGCTTTTGTCTTCCACCTCGCCTGTCTTTTGATATCACAGATTGTGACATCAAAATCTCGTTACCAGGGCTTACCTTCCACTTGTCGAATTCTTGCTTTGTTAATCGAAACATAAAATCAGCAGGAAATCTATTACTATTTCTTTTTACAGCTTGATTGAGAACTCTTGTTTCAACACCGTAAAGTTCAGCCAGGTCACTATCTAACATCACCTGAACCCCACGGATGGTATATATCTTCTCCTGAATTGGATCTGGTTTTATCAACGCATTCCCACTCATAATAATTTTACCCTGGCCAGGTTTTCCTGAATCAACACATTCAGCCTTGCTTCTTCTTCAAGCTGTCCCTCAAACTCTGCCTTCAACTGACCAAACCTCTCATTGAAATCAAAATCATCTACTTCATCTGCTAAACCAACATAACGCCCTGGAGTTAGGACATAATCCAGCTCCTTGACCCGTTCAATAGGTGTTGAGCTACAGAACCCTTTCACATTTTCATACCCACCCTCAGGGTTTAGCCAATCATGATAT
This window harbors:
- a CDS encoding ORF6N domain-containing protein produces the protein MSGNALIKPDPIQEKIYTIRGVQVMLDSDLAELYGVETRVLNQAVKRNSNRFPADFMFRLTKQEFDKWKVSPGNEILMSQSVISKDRRGGRQKLPNTFTEQGVAMLSAILRSETAVRVSVQIMQAFVSMRKFMSTHAEIFRRLEHVEVKQLKTDEKFEHLFNALAKGNLSPKQGIFYDGQIFDAYVFVADLIKTARKSIILIDNYIDETVLQLLSKRNTKATAIVYCKNITSGLRQDLKKHNQQYATIHLRTFNKAHDRFLILDESTVYHFGASLKDVGKKWFAFSKMNIKALDLISRLEKSAWECK